One Bradyrhizobium zhanjiangense DNA segment encodes these proteins:
- a CDS encoding thiamine pyrophosphate-dependent enzyme, producing MPPQLPRARRLHQPPAPCLSLRCQPACSALPVDGAPAPVRPEGCCIAAHRAVGTYAVSLGQEAVSVGIASAMRDDDVLLPSYRDNGGLLWRGVRLKEIMMF from the coding sequence ATGCCACCGCAATTACCTCGCGCCAGACGGCTCCATCAACCGCCCGCTCCCTGCCTTAGCCTCCGATGCCAACCTGCTTGTAGCGCTTTACCGGTCGACGGTGCTCCTGCGCCTGTTCGACCGGAAGGTTGTTGCATTGCAGCGCACCGGGCCGTCGGAACCTATGCCGTTTCGCTCGGCCAGGAGGCGGTATCGGTCGGAATAGCCAGTGCGATGCGAGATGACGACGTACTGCTGCCCTCCTATCGCGACAACGGCGGGCTGCTTTGGCGTGGCGTCAGACTGAAGGAGATCATGATGTTCTGA
- a CDS encoding DedA family protein: MVVALESAGVPLPGETILVAAALLAAATNQIDIGIVVAAAAAGAIIGDGIGYTVGRRFGMPLLRKYGHYIRLDENRLLIGRYLFFRYGNAVVFFGRFIAVLRMFAALLAGANGMPAGRFFLFNITGGICWACVFGFGAHAVGTEIYKISETLSLVSLGLFIGAGSALSIIVRRYEIVLLRQAQRALPDG; this comes from the coding sequence GTGGTCGTTGCGCTGGAAAGCGCCGGCGTGCCCCTCCCCGGGGAGACCATCCTTGTTGCCGCCGCACTCCTGGCCGCCGCCACCAATCAGATCGATATCGGTATTGTGGTCGCCGCGGCCGCCGCAGGTGCAATCATCGGAGACGGGATCGGATACACGGTCGGGCGCCGCTTCGGAATGCCGCTACTTCGCAAATACGGGCACTACATTCGCCTGGATGAAAACCGGTTGCTGATCGGTCGATACCTGTTTTTTCGATACGGCAACGCAGTCGTGTTTTTTGGTCGCTTTATCGCGGTGCTGCGCATGTTTGCGGCTTTGCTTGCCGGCGCAAACGGCATGCCGGCGGGTCGCTTTTTCCTCTTCAACATCACCGGGGGCATCTGCTGGGCGTGTGTCTTCGGCTTCGGTGCCCACGCTGTCGGAACCGAAATCTACAAGATTTCTGAAACGCTGAGCCTCGTGTCACTGGGATTGTTTATTGGCGCGGGATCTGCGCTTTCGATCATCGTGCGGCGATATGAAATTGTGCTTCTTCGTCAGGCCCAGCGGGCACTGCCGGATGGCTAG
- a CDS encoding ABC transporter ATP-binding protein — MSIPKAAAATGAAAVPSVNNIEVVYDHVILVLKGVSLDVPRGGIVALLGANGAGKTTTLKAVSNLLHAERGEVTKGSILFYGVEVQSLSPNDLVRRVCIQVMEGRRCFAHLTVEENLLTGGFTRRDGRSAIAQDLERVYAYFPRLRERRRSTAGYTSGGEQQMCVIGRALMSRPKMILLDEPSMGLAPQIVEEIFEIVKDLNIKEGVSFLLAEQNTNMALRYASHGYVLENGRVVMDGEARALAANEDVKEFYLGIAGDKRKSFRDVKHYKRRKRWLA; from the coding sequence GTGTCAATTCCCAAGGCCGCTGCGGCGACAGGAGCAGCGGCAGTTCCCTCGGTCAATAATATCGAGGTTGTCTACGATCACGTCATCCTCGTGTTGAAAGGCGTATCGTTGGATGTCCCGCGGGGCGGCATTGTCGCGCTTCTCGGCGCTAATGGTGCCGGAAAGACGACGACGCTGAAGGCGGTCTCCAATCTGCTGCATGCAGAACGCGGCGAAGTCACCAAAGGCTCGATCCTGTTCTATGGCGTAGAAGTGCAGTCCCTGTCGCCAAACGATCTGGTGCGCCGCGTGTGCATTCAGGTGATGGAGGGGCGGCGTTGCTTCGCTCACCTCACGGTCGAAGAGAATCTTTTGACCGGCGGCTTCACCCGCAGGGATGGCAGGTCCGCGATCGCGCAGGATTTGGAGCGAGTCTATGCCTATTTCCCCCGTCTCAGGGAGCGGCGGCGTTCGACCGCCGGCTATACGTCGGGCGGCGAACAGCAGATGTGTGTGATCGGGCGTGCACTGATGTCGCGACCCAAGATGATCCTGCTCGATGAGCCTTCGATGGGCCTCGCGCCGCAGATCGTCGAAGAGATCTTCGAGATCGTGAAGGATCTCAACATCAAGGAAGGTGTCTCGTTTCTTCTCGCCGAGCAGAACACCAACATGGCGCTCAGATACGCGAGCCACGGCTATGTCCTCGAAAATGGCCGTGTGGTGATGGACGGTGAGGCGCGGGCGCTCGCCGCAAACGAGGACGTCAAGGAATTCTACCTTGGCATCGCCGGAGACAAGCGAAAATCGTTCCGCGATGTGAAGCACTACAAGCGGCGCAAACGTTGGCTCGCTTAG
- a CDS encoding ABC transporter substrate-binding protein, translating into MASIARNLLLLAAVLSGAVASAPAAAQNEQFIPILSYRTGPYAVNGAPYANGVVDYYNLINERDGGINGVKILTEECETSYATDKGVECYERLKSKGPTGAAFINPLRPPATSR; encoded by the coding sequence ATGGCGAGCATTGCACGCAATCTACTGTTACTGGCGGCCGTCCTGTCTGGCGCGGTGGCCAGCGCACCGGCCGCAGCGCAAAACGAGCAGTTCATCCCTATTCTGTCCTACCGGACCGGACCGTATGCTGTGAACGGCGCGCCCTACGCAAACGGCGTTGTGGACTATTACAACCTGATCAATGAGCGTGACGGCGGCATCAACGGCGTCAAGATTCTGACGGAAGAATGCGAGACGAGTTACGCGACCGACAAGGGCGTTGAGTGCTACGAGCGCCTAAAGAGCAAGGGACCGACCGGCGCGGCCTTCATCAATCCGCTGAGGCCACCGGCTACAAGTCGCTGA
- a CDS encoding saccharopine dehydrogenase family protein, which translates to MKRDFDLIVYGATGYTGRLIAEYLATSYRGDEAPSWAIAGRATDKLQKVRADIGAPDDLPLVKADAAEPASLRSMCERAAVIITTVGPYQLYGPELVAACAATGTGYVDLCGEPAWMRRMIDAHHEEAKRTGARIVFSCGFDSIPFDLGVLTLQEKAREKFGRPARRIKARLRKVKGGMSGGTAASAQATLGAAARDPALIRLLSDPFALTPGFTGPSQPSGLIPEYDPSMNVWLVPFPMAPINTKNVHRTNFLLDHPYGTDFVYDEMMVAPGFGEIGRVTTETFATIFSLLGTGGLKAGAGPTREEREKGFYDILFLGELPDGGRVETVVTGDRDPGYGSTSKMIAESALCLVRDVQGEGGIWTPGALMGPALRKRLKERAGLTFAAR; encoded by the coding sequence ATGAAGCGGGACTTCGACCTCATCGTCTATGGCGCGACCGGTTACACCGGCCGTCTCATCGCCGAATATCTGGCGACGTCCTATCGCGGCGACGAGGCTCCGTCCTGGGCGATCGCGGGACGCGCGACCGACAAGCTCCAGAAGGTGCGTGCCGACATCGGCGCACCAGACGATTTGCCTTTGGTGAAGGCGGATGCCGCCGAGCCGGCCAGCCTACGTTCGATGTGCGAGCGTGCGGCCGTGATCATCACGACGGTCGGGCCTTATCAGCTCTACGGTCCCGAGCTTGTGGCAGCCTGCGCGGCCACGGGCACTGGCTATGTCGATCTGTGCGGCGAACCGGCTTGGATGCGGCGCATGATCGACGCCCATCACGAAGAGGCGAAACGGACCGGCGCGCGCATCGTCTTCTCCTGCGGCTTCGATTCCATCCCGTTCGATCTCGGCGTGCTCACGTTGCAGGAGAAGGCGCGCGAGAAATTCGGACGCCCGGCGCGGCGGATCAAAGCCCGCCTGCGCAAGGTGAAAGGCGGCATGTCGGGCGGCACTGCGGCGAGCGCTCAGGCGACGTTGGGCGCCGCCGCGCGCGACCCGGCCCTGATCCGGCTGCTGAGCGATCCCTTCGCGTTGACGCCGGGGTTCACCGGGCCGTCTCAGCCGTCGGGCCTCATCCCCGAATACGACCCGAGCATGAACGTGTGGCTCGTGCCGTTCCCCATGGCGCCGATCAATACCAAGAACGTGCACCGCACGAATTTCCTGTTGGATCATCCCTACGGCACGGACTTCGTTTACGACGAGATGATGGTCGCGCCGGGATTTGGGGAAATCGGTCGCGTGACGACGGAGACCTTCGCCACCATATTTTCCCTGCTCGGGACCGGCGGTCTCAAAGCCGGTGCAGGCCCGACTCGGGAAGAGCGCGAGAAGGGCTTCTACGACATTCTCTTCCTGGGCGAACTGCCGGATGGCGGACGGGTTGAGACGGTCGTCACGGGCGACCGCGATCCGGGCTACGGCTCGACCAGCAAGATGATCGCCGAAAGCGCTCTCTGCCTCGTGCGCGACGTGCAGGGCGAGGGCGGCATCTGGACGCCGGGCGCGCTGATGGGGCCGGCGTTGCGCAAGCGTCTGAAGGAGCGCGCCGGCCTCACCTTCGCCGCGCGTTGA
- a CDS encoding cupin domain-containing protein produces the protein MQFRTTGLLLLGAMALPASGTAQTPAAPPAITRTVIAATKLPTVTDAPVHFKAVSVTLQPGERSSVSAASGILYQMSGSTEVALGGEVKVLNAGEGLFIAGGKAAALTAGSGAPSIFLHFFLVPAGELGRPTETAPAVVRELYRTASPIPDLKPGNYDLNLTRVTFPAQMPSNPPHHRSGAALYFILSGTGANTVDGKTEARGPRSLIYEPHDLVHQWGNPGDEPLIFLAFNINPEGVAAVLPGAPVKTQ, from the coding sequence ATGCAATTCAGGACAACCGGACTATTGTTGCTCGGCGCGATGGCGCTTCCCGCCTCCGGGACCGCGCAAACCCCCGCGGCTCCTCCGGCAATTACACGAACAGTGATCGCCGCAACCAAACTGCCGACCGTCACCGACGCGCCGGTCCATTTCAAAGCGGTGAGCGTTACCCTTCAGCCGGGCGAGAGGAGCAGCGTTTCGGCAGCCAGCGGCATCCTCTACCAGATGTCAGGATCGACCGAGGTCGCGCTCGGTGGCGAGGTCAAAGTGCTCAATGCCGGAGAGGGGCTGTTCATCGCCGGCGGAAAGGCCGCCGCGCTGACGGCAGGCAGTGGGGCGCCGTCAATATTTCTCCACTTCTTTCTCGTCCCCGCTGGAGAATTGGGTCGTCCTACCGAGACGGCACCTGCCGTCGTAAGAGAATTGTACCGCACGGCGAGCCCGATCCCCGACCTGAAGCCAGGTAATTATGATCTCAATCTCACGCGGGTCACATTTCCGGCGCAGATGCCTTCCAACCCGCCCCACCATCGGTCAGGCGCAGCTCTATACTTCATACTCTCCGGCACCGGGGCCAACACGGTCGACGGCAAAACAGAAGCAAGGGGACCGCGGTCCTTGATCTATGAACCGCACGACCTCGTGCACCAATGGGGAAACCCAGGCGATGAGCCGTTGATATTCCTGGCCTTCAACATCAATCCGGAAGGTGTGGCAGCCGTGCTTCCGGGTGCACCAGTGAAGACCCAATAG
- a CDS encoding S41 family peptidase produces MMKEVVDTSPSRRQVLRLAAMVTACAVAAKAPSAAEPLKGEANDTYVPADGVATFESVWQTVRDRFFDPRHSGLDWTAVRERYLSDVQRATSQNSLARVINAMLSELHASHTHFYTPDEPEYYQLADIFVGALRRRGLQRAFPDGRVSYPGIGVISRSEAAGRNTITGVIDGTPAQQAGLRVGDEIIAADGTAFEPVRSFRGKVDKPVILEVQRGAAVLQIAVGPVDLEPTKMFLRGLESSARIIESNGRRIGYVHVWCYAGSIYQRALERLLWQGALKDADALIWDLRDGWGGAQPEYLDLFNARAPTMQVTDRGGTSELVNVKWRKPVAMLINGDTRSGKEVLAYGFKKYRLGELIGTRTEGAVLAATAFLIGGGLLLLAVEDVRVDGERLEGVGVTPTIEVPAGAVSAGSDDLQLSRAVAVLSGT; encoded by the coding sequence ATGATGAAAGAGGTTGTCGATACATCGCCTTCGCGTCGCCAAGTGTTGCGACTCGCAGCCATGGTTACGGCATGTGCCGTGGCTGCGAAGGCCCCGAGTGCCGCGGAGCCTCTCAAGGGAGAGGCCAACGACACCTATGTTCCCGCTGATGGCGTCGCGACCTTCGAGAGCGTTTGGCAGACCGTGCGTGATCGCTTTTTCGATCCGCGTCACAGCGGACTGGACTGGACGGCGGTTCGGGAGAGATATCTCTCCGACGTCCAGCGGGCAACATCCCAGAACTCGCTGGCGCGCGTCATCAACGCCATGCTGTCTGAGTTGCACGCTTCGCACACGCACTTTTATACGCCAGATGAGCCTGAATATTATCAGCTTGCAGACATCTTTGTCGGCGCGTTGCGACGGCGGGGACTACAGCGCGCATTTCCGGACGGCCGCGTTTCGTACCCTGGCATTGGTGTCATTTCACGTTCCGAGGCGGCTGGTCGTAACACGATCACTGGCGTGATCGATGGAACGCCGGCTCAGCAGGCGGGCCTCCGCGTCGGTGACGAAATAATCGCGGCTGACGGCACGGCATTTGAACCGGTCAGGTCCTTCCGTGGGAAGGTAGACAAACCGGTTATCTTGGAGGTGCAGCGGGGTGCCGCGGTGCTGCAAATTGCGGTCGGGCCGGTCGACCTCGAGCCCACGAAAATGTTTCTTCGTGGGTTGGAGTCGAGCGCGCGCATCATCGAATCCAACGGACGACGCATCGGCTATGTCCATGTCTGGTGCTACGCTGGCTCCATCTACCAACGCGCTCTTGAACGCTTGCTGTGGCAAGGGGCGCTAAAAGACGCGGACGCGCTGATCTGGGATTTGCGGGATGGCTGGGGCGGCGCACAACCCGAATATCTCGACCTGTTCAACGCCCGGGCGCCAACGATGCAGGTCACCGACCGAGGCGGCACTAGCGAACTCGTGAATGTGAAGTGGCGCAAGCCCGTTGCCATGCTCATCAACGGCGACACGCGCAGCGGCAAGGAGGTGCTTGCATATGGCTTCAAGAAGTACCGGTTGGGCGAGCTCATCGGCACCCGGACAGAGGGCGCGGTCCTTGCCGCCACCGCATTCCTCATCGGAGGCGGCTTGCTGCTGCTCGCAGTCGAAGATGTTCGGGTCGATGGCGAGCGCCTGGAGGGCGTGGGCGTGACGCCGACGATCGAGGTCCCGGCAGGCGCGGTCTCTGCCGGATCAGATGACCTCCAACTGAGCCGTGCTGTAGCGGTTCTGTCCGGGACATGA
- a CDS encoding GAF domain-containing sensor histidine kinase, which produces MLYNSIQVPSEIIHKWQEVVDVLAEIMHVPSALIMRVEPPNIKVFVSSESKGNPYEPNELAPLNTGLYCETVMKTCQPLLVPDALRDEAWKSNPDIKLGMISYLGVPISWPDGEVFGTICVLDNKSNEYSKPYLRLLHQLRDAVQIDLQRLAAQHRQLEERETKIRRLVDANIIGIYIWELDGRLLEANDTFLRLVGYDREDLISGRVRWTDLTPLEWRDRTARAQEELKRTGAVQPFEKEYLRKDGSRVPVLIGSAAFDEQRDQGVAFVLDLTERKRAEAEARENERRYREALMELAHVNRVTTMGQLTASISHEMKQPIGAVVANAEAGLNWLDAQPPELNRIRQTLGWIITDSLRAGEIIGRIQGLIKKAPPRREEMEINAAVLEVIALTHGEVVKNGVSVRTHLAEGLPLIRVDRVQLQQVVLNLIINAVEAMSAVREEPRELLISTDRDALNGVLVSLRDSGPGLDPASLEHVFDPFYTTKPSGMGMGLSICRSIVEAHGGRIWAGANETRGAVFQFSLPLERDETSSTEYAGQCRRSEKADTDRENESPFYATADVPT; this is translated from the coding sequence TTGCTCTACAACTCTATCCAAGTACCTTCTGAAATCATCCATAAATGGCAAGAGGTCGTGGATGTGCTTGCCGAGATCATGCACGTTCCTTCTGCTTTGATCATGCGAGTAGAGCCGCCCAACATCAAAGTTTTCGTATCCAGCGAGTCCAAAGGGAACCCCTACGAACCGAATGAACTCGCACCCCTTAACACGGGGCTTTATTGCGAAACCGTGATGAAGACGTGCCAACCTCTGCTCGTTCCAGACGCCCTTCGCGACGAAGCGTGGAAATCAAACCCTGACATCAAGCTGGGGATGATTTCCTACCTTGGGGTACCGATCAGTTGGCCCGATGGCGAGGTATTCGGAACGATTTGCGTTCTCGACAACAAAAGCAACGAGTACAGCAAGCCCTACCTCAGACTCCTGCATCAGTTGCGCGACGCGGTGCAGATTGATTTGCAAAGGTTAGCGGCACAGCACAGACAGCTCGAAGAACGTGAGACGAAGATCCGGCGTCTGGTCGATGCCAACATCATCGGAATCTACATCTGGGAGCTCGATGGTCGGCTCCTTGAGGCCAATGATACGTTCCTGCGTCTGGTGGGATACGATCGCGAGGATCTTATCTCGGGTCGTGTGCGCTGGACGGACCTCACGCCGCTGGAATGGCGAGATCGCACCGCACGCGCCCAGGAAGAATTAAAGAGGACTGGCGCGGTGCAACCCTTTGAGAAGGAGTACCTTCGCAAGGACGGCAGCCGCGTGCCCGTGCTGATCGGCTCGGCGGCGTTCGATGAACAGCGAGACCAAGGCGTCGCGTTCGTGCTCGATCTGACCGAGCGCAAGCGGGCGGAAGCGGAAGCCCGCGAAAACGAGCGGCGCTACCGCGAAGCGCTGATGGAGCTCGCGCACGTCAATCGCGTCACGACAATGGGCCAACTGACGGCTTCGATTTCACACGAAATGAAGCAGCCGATCGGGGCGGTTGTCGCCAACGCAGAGGCTGGGTTGAACTGGCTTGATGCTCAACCGCCAGAACTGAATCGGATTCGCCAGACGCTTGGTTGGATAATAACTGATAGCCTGCGAGCCGGCGAGATCATCGGTCGGATCCAAGGGCTTATCAAGAAGGCACCTCCGCGGCGAGAGGAAATGGAGATCAACGCGGCAGTGCTTGAGGTCATAGCTCTGACCCATGGCGAAGTGGTGAAGAACGGCGTCTCGGTGCGGACGCACCTCGCGGAGGGCTTGCCGCTCATTCGAGTAGATCGGGTCCAACTGCAACAAGTGGTCCTCAACTTGATCATCAACGCCGTCGAAGCGATGAGCGCCGTCCGCGAGGAGCCGCGTGAGTTGCTGATCAGCACCGACAGAGATGCCCTGAATGGCGTGCTCGTCAGCTTGCGAGATTCGGGGCCGGGACTGGATCCGGCGAGCCTTGAGCACGTCTTCGATCCATTCTACACGACCAAGCCCAGTGGCATGGGCATGGGATTATCAATTTGCCGTTCAATCGTGGAAGCGCACGGGGGACGCATATGGGCGGGCGCCAATGAAACTCGGGGTGCCGTTTTTCAATTCAGCCTGCCTCTAGAGCGAGACGAGACCAGTTCCACTGAATACGCTGGCCAATGCCGGCGGTCCGAGAAGGCGGATACGGATCGCGAAAACGAGAGCCCGTTCTACGCGACGGCGGATGTCCCTACCTAG
- a CDS encoding Rieske (2Fe-2S) protein, with translation MDAPGKEFALAGSLEELKIKRRLVVHGGHRPILVIYDRGRIFALDNRCPHMGFPLERGSLEDGILTCHWHHARFDLESGCTFDLWADDVPICPVEVRNGDVWVKTAFTQADPAGHWRQRLANGLAHDLGLVIAKAVHGQLAAGVPQGEIVRQVALFGAQNRDGWGIGLTILTALANLLPVLPEEEGYLALFHGARRVAADCDGEAPRRERAPLGSRPDAAALKRWLRRWTNVRHREAAERTLLTAIAAGFSPAELADSLFAAATDRAFADTGHSLDFINKAFECLDLVGWQHAAALLPTVVGQMVGARGAEESTTWRQPVDLVALCEESTSQLADLFAAGRGARDWSGHAALAQELLGDDPAGIVDVLKEAICAGSAPVDLGQSLAYAAALRVARFGTANEHADWESAHHVFTYANAVHQMLTRIGTTNIDAHGAAVRSVLHGAMALYLARYLNVPPARIPGDGGEQLDDLPAEPETIRAALLDAFDRQRQVDLAARLVARHLTLGHSPQALIATLAHAVLREDAGFHTYQMLEAGVRQFGAWGNTDEGRHILIAVARYLAAHSPTERASHQTADIARRLMRGAELHQEAGSF, from the coding sequence ATGGACGCGCCTGGCAAGGAATTTGCGCTGGCGGGCAGCCTTGAGGAGCTGAAGATCAAGAGGCGGCTCGTTGTGCACGGTGGCCATCGTCCGATCCTCGTCATCTACGACCGCGGGCGCATCTTCGCCCTCGACAATCGGTGCCCGCACATGGGCTTCCCGCTCGAGCGCGGCAGCCTCGAGGACGGCATCTTGACCTGTCACTGGCATCACGCTCGCTTCGATCTCGAAAGCGGCTGCACCTTCGACCTGTGGGCGGACGACGTGCCGATCTGCCCGGTCGAGGTGCGTAATGGTGACGTCTGGGTGAAGACCGCGTTCACGCAGGCCGATCCCGCCGGGCACTGGCGTCAGCGGCTTGCGAACGGCCTCGCCCACGACCTCGGCCTCGTCATTGCCAAGGCCGTGCATGGTCAACTCGCGGCCGGCGTACCGCAGGGCGAAATCGTCCGGCAGGTGGCGCTATTCGGGGCGCAAAACCGCGATGGCTGGGGCATCGGTCTTACGATTCTTACGGCACTCGCCAATCTCCTGCCTGTGCTGCCCGAGGAGGAAGGCTATCTCGCTCTCTTCCACGGCGCACGCCGCGTGGCCGCGGACTGCGACGGCGAGGCGCCGCGGCGGGAACGCGCGCCGCTTGGCAGCCGGCCGGATGCGGCTGCGCTCAAACGCTGGCTGCGGCGTTGGACAAACGTGCGCCATCGCGAGGCCGCCGAGCGCACCCTGCTCACGGCAATTGCCGCCGGCTTCTCCCCGGCTGAGCTCGCTGATTCCCTGTTCGCTGCCGCGACCGATAGGGCGTTCGCCGACACCGGGCACTCGCTCGACTTCATCAACAAGGCGTTCGAGTGCCTCGACCTGGTCGGCTGGCAACACGCGGCGGCTCTGCTGCCGACTGTCGTCGGTCAGATGGTCGGGGCCCGTGGCGCCGAAGAATCGACTACCTGGCGCCAGCCCGTTGACCTTGTTGCATTGTGTGAGGAATCAACCAGCCAACTCGCGGACCTGTTCGCTGCCGGACGCGGCGCGCGTGACTGGTCGGGCCACGCCGCACTCGCTCAAGAGCTACTCGGTGACGATCCGGCCGGAATCGTTGACGTGCTCAAGGAGGCGATCTGCGCCGGTTCCGCTCCTGTTGATCTGGGCCAATCCCTCGCGTATGCAGCAGCGCTCAGGGTGGCGCGCTTCGGCACTGCCAACGAGCACGCCGATTGGGAGTCGGCACATCACGTCTTCACCTACGCCAACGCGGTCCACCAGATGCTGACGCGCATCGGGACCACCAACATCGACGCGCACGGCGCGGCCGTCCGGAGCGTCTTGCACGGCGCGATGGCGCTCTACCTTGCTCGCTATCTCAATGTGCCGCCGGCACGCATCCCTGGCGACGGCGGCGAGCAGCTCGATGATCTGCCCGCGGAGCCAGAGACGATCCGCGCCGCCTTGCTCGACGCCTTCGACCGGCAGCGACAGGTCGATCTTGCCGCGCGCCTGGTAGCACGGCACCTCACGCTCGGCCATTCGCCGCAGGCGCTGATCGCCACGCTCGCGCATGCGGTGCTGCGCGAAGATGCAGGCTTCCATACATATCAGATGCTGGAGGCGGGGGTCCGGCAGTTCGGGGCGTGGGGCAACACGGACGAGGGCCGGCACATCCTCATCGCGGTTGCCCGCTATCTGGCGGCCCATTCACCGACCGAACGCGCGTCACACCAGACAGCCGACATCGCCCGCCGCTTGATGCGGGGTGCCGAGCTACATCAAGAGGCTGGATCGTTCTGA
- a CDS encoding S41 family peptidase translates to MATASALTPTVLWAEQQEAADSATSQAVPARIATFDEVWRTVRDRFYDPHLHGLDWSAVRERYLPDATRASSEEALAGVINGMLSELHASHTRYYTPYEPEYYQLSDIFAGALRRRGLERVFPSGRISYPGVGVLSRLDTQGRSMITGVVDGTPAQQAGLLAGDLIVFADGAPFQPVQSFRGRVGKEVVLRLRRAGAFTQISVTPVEIEPNKLFLDGLKASARIIPANGRSIGYVRVWCYAGSVYQRTLEHLLSQSPLNGADALIWDLRDGWGGAIPGYLDLFNTRAPTIQVTDRNGANELENVKWRKPVAMLVNGGTRSGKEILAYGFKKYRLGEVIGSRTEGAVLAATAFLIDGGLLLLAVGDVQVDGERLEGVGVAPTIEVQADPASMGLGDPQLNRAIAVLSVA, encoded by the coding sequence ATGGCCACGGCATCAGCTCTAACTCCAACGGTGTTGTGGGCCGAGCAGCAAGAAGCAGCGGATTCGGCCACATCCCAAGCCGTGCCCGCACGCATCGCCACGTTCGATGAGGTATGGCGGACCGTGCGAGACCGGTTCTACGATCCGCACCTCCACGGCCTCGATTGGTCGGCGGTCCGGGAACGTTACTTGCCGGACGCCACGCGGGCGAGTTCCGAAGAGGCGCTGGCCGGCGTCATTAATGGCATGCTCTCTGAGCTGCATGCTTCGCACACCCGCTATTACACACCGTACGAACCAGAGTACTACCAGCTTTCCGATATCTTTGCTGGTGCGTTAAGGCGGCGCGGACTGGAACGTGTTTTTCCGAGTGGCCGTATCTCCTATCCCGGCGTTGGCGTCCTCTCGCGTCTCGACACGCAGGGCCGCAGCATGATTACCGGTGTTGTAGACGGCACGCCGGCCCAACAGGCCGGTCTGCTGGCTGGCGATCTGATCGTCTTCGCCGATGGTGCACCGTTTCAGCCGGTCCAGTCATTCCGTGGCAGGGTTGGCAAGGAAGTTGTGCTGCGGCTGCGTCGTGCCGGCGCATTTACGCAAATATCGGTTACCCCGGTCGAAATTGAGCCCAACAAGCTGTTCTTGGACGGCCTGAAAGCCAGCGCCCGTATAATACCGGCCAACGGCCGAAGCATCGGCTATGTTCGTGTCTGGTGCTACGCTGGCTCGGTCTATCAGCGGACGCTCGAGCATCTTCTATCGCAGAGTCCCCTGAACGGCGCCGACGCGCTGATCTGGGACTTGCGCGATGGCTGGGGCGGCGCGATCCCCGGGTATCTTGATTTGTTCAACACGCGAGCGCCGACGATCCAGGTCACTGATCGCAATGGCGCCAACGAACTCGAGAACGTGAAGTGGCGCAAGCCTGTCGCCATGCTTGTCAACGGTGGCACCCGCAGCGGCAAGGAGATCCTTGCCTATGGCTTTAAGAAATATCGGCTTGGCGAGGTCATCGGTAGCCGGACCGAGGGAGCTGTCCTCGCTGCGACGGCATTTCTCATTGACGGCGGCTTGCTGTTGCTCGCGGTCGGGGACGTGCAGGTCGATGGCGAGCGGCTGGAAGGTGTTGGCGTCGCACCCACGATCGAGGTCCAAGCTGACCCGGCCTCAATGGGTCTAGGTGATCCTCAACTCAATCGTGCAATCGCAGTTCTATCCGTGGCCTGA